The region CAGAATATAGTTAGAAAATGCGTCATTTAGAATGTAAAGTTATGCAGGCCGTAGGTATTCTACATAGGTATAGCAACACTTGAGCTTCGATAGCTCTTAGtgctttgtaataaggtctagGAATGATCAGTCGTGTCGACTATTTGTATGATGCAATCGTCACCCACACAGGTGCGCTCAATGTCGACCACATCCATCTATAACATATGTCGGACTTGCACTATGTGGGCTTGGTATGCATAATTTAGTATCTTATGTACAGGGTACAACAGGGTAGGCTAAAATAATCGaccaatttaaataaaaataaatatattacacaaatcgacctagtcccacattGTGTAGATAGACATTAATAAATCTACacaaaacatccataactcaggaacaaatatatgtgatacataaataaatgcctttaccaggaatcgaacccgggacctcctgctacATAGGCAGACTCACTACCCACTATCGGCTGAGGTTAAAATTTTACCATAGATCACAACAACGAACAGCCAGTAGACATTCGACTTAGTTATTAGAACTTGAGTAACGAACAAAGTGTTTGTTTCTAAGAAGTTTTACATTATAATGGCACCCTTTATCGTAACTATATAGGTATAAATGCTGAGATGGTAGCTGTTGCTACTATATAGTAACCAATAATCAGAGGCCTATTTGAGGTGTCAAATAGGCGGGTATAACCTAGGAAATGTCCACTTTCCTCAATCATGTTTATAAAATCAGCTAGTCGTGTGCTAGTCACGCCACACCTAACACTTTTACGACTCGAATTGGCCCCTTGGTCGTTATTACGATAGCTTGCCGAGCTCATCAATCCAGTATAAATATGAGCTCTGATTATGAATGGATTCCATTCAtttattatgaatgaattctattcataaTGTATCCATGCAAATTGGCTTTGGCAGCTTGCTAACACTGGACTGGTCAGTCTGTGATGCCCTCGGTCAGCTTATGGAATAACGTCACTTCTATTAGTGATTTGTGGGAGTCCATTCATTTGCAACTCGCAATAGCCTGATCTCACACGAATCACGAACCaaatagtaaataataaacatgTTTGCACATCACAGCCTCAATACTCCCCGCTCCCGCTATGCGGTAAGTCATGCATTACATCCCTGTGCATTTCATCACAACAGTTACAGCAGTTCAGTTTCCAAGAATAGGGTAACCTGTTTTAAAGTGGGTCTTGTTGTATTGCTGGCCATTGCCGATTTTACGACAGGTTACCCTATTTACGTAAAGTCGGTTGGGACAAGGGCCACTCAAGGAGACCTCTTAGCAAAGCCAATACGCCACTTGCCTCGCGGAGGTGCTTACCCAAACTGACCTTACATCGATTATCAAATCgaacatatatgtataataaaaaactacctactaataaattactaaaataattatataacgTTCTTATAATTTCTCTAGTTAATTATAAGCGATTAACATAACGCTGGCGGCGATGCGCGTCGCGCGCGCGCTCGCGCGGAAACCTTGCAGTAAACGGAACAGTACTCGTAAGGCCGGCATTCTGTTTTTTTCGTCGTAAAAGTTAATAAGTCCGCACAATGCTCACGCCGCGCTCGCTCGCCGCGACCCGCGCGCCCACGCGGCCCGCGGCACTCCGCCATGAAGTCCAGCGCGATGTACAAGATCACCTACGTGGCTAGGAAGAAACAGGTACCTATTAAATCAGAGGACCATTCAGCGCGCGACGGACGGCGGACACGAGCGGCAGAGCCTTCAGCCCACAGACATTGGAGTAATCATCAGCGTCGAGCGAGTATACCATAGCCCCGCGCAGCCCCAATCGCGCTGCGAACTCAGCCTTCCTCGCTACACTTTCTTCATCATCATAGGACAGCCACTCAGTCCCGCGGTGCGCGTAAGGCACCGCCGCGGCAGCATCCCGCGACTGCTTCCCACCAGGATGTTTCACAAACTGACACACATCCGGATATGACACAAATCCACCAGCGCCTAGGCTGCCTGGCCCGGCTGCCGGACTACCCGGCAATGTGTTACCTGGATTTACCAGCTGAAATGAGTGCCCATATGTAGGAATCCCAACTACAAGCTTTTCTGGTGCTAGCCCTTTAGCAAGGTACATGTGCATTGTGTAGTTTACATTCAGCGTGGAAAGGAAGAAACGCTGCCCCGGTTCAGAATACAATGGGGAGTTGAAGCCAGTGAACGGAGTCATTTTAGTGTAGAAATGAAAATCGTAAGTCATAACATTCACAAAGTCAGTGTACAAGTTTAGTTGATCATAATCATATGATGCATCGGCAATGGTTTCCTCGGCCACAACAGCAACTGTCAGTAAGTAATCTCGCTTTTCTCTAAGGTACTCGGTTCGGATCTCTCGAAGCAGCTGGGAGAAGTGTTGCCGCTGCCTGTTGCCGGTCGGGAACTCCCAGTCCAGATCTATTCCATCTAAGGTATAGTTACGGAGGAGACTTTTGATGGATCTAATGAATTGCTTGCGAGAGGCGTGATTGATTACCATGTCGGCGAAACCGTTCTCGCCGGCGCCTCCTACAGAGACAAGCACCTTCAGGTTAGGGTTAGACTTTTTAAGCAACACTACTTGGCGTATTGCGGCCAACTGCGGCGGGTCCAAATGCAAGGTTTTATTGCGCACACTGGCGAAGGCTACATTGATGTGTGTGCACAAGTGTGGTGGTATGTCTCTGGGCTGCAGGGAGCGCGCGTCGTGAGGCGTATTGTAGTAGCAGACGAGCGCGGCCGCGGGCgccgggcgcggcggcggcagcAGCAGGCAGAACGACAGCGTGGCGCCCACGAACACCATGAGCCACGCGGCCCAGCGCAGCGCCCGCGCGTGCGTTACCAGCCTGCCCTCCACCTTCAGCAGCTCGACGAGGTCTCCCTCCTCCAGGTTGCTATCAATGTCCTTCtccatattataaaattaaatgcttTAAAGGAATGTTATTGTCGCCATATAGGCGTGCGGTCCAATTgttatgtaaacaaaaaaaatattgataacGTTTTACGCACTGTGTATAAAGagataaaacaacaaaaactcactgacattaaattataaataaagacgtCATAAGACTTAGTTGAGTTCATTTCATTTTACGTATGGTTGCTAAAACGTCACCGTCGTCCTAATACGtcatatttttaacaatttctaCACTTCATAAATATTCATTAACATCAATAGATttttaataaatcaaatgcTCTTTCAAAATTCCAAACTGTGAATATAATGAAATTAAGGTATTAATTCCATTGTGTAAATCatgtgtaaaaaataataacatataACGCAATAGATAGATTGCGCAATACACGTCTGCGTGGGATGAACCGTAACTGACGTTTACGAGGGTCGTCTTAATATATTAACCTTGCTTTGATTTCTCCATAATTGATATTCGCGTTAACCCTGATCAGCCATATACGCCTAATGATTACTTTTATaaagtttatatatttaaactACATGCTTCATCATGCGTGTATTAAAATCATACAATACGAGTGATTTGCGCAAATGGTAGCTACATTTCTAAATGTACCTTTACTGTCAACGTCAACAATGATAATGTCACCTTGACATATGACATGTATGCGATGGGAACGTGACGGAATTGATAGCAATAATTATGTCgttcttaatttattttactgttaactatgtaaattgaatTATCGCTAGTATCCATTACACGTTATGCACGTGTGTATCGTGGAGCGCGGGCTGTAGCGATGGACGACGGGGGTATGAATCACTACGAGCAACAGCTGTACACAGTGTTCAAAACGTTCGACGTAGATAACGCGGAGGCGCTGGACCGCGCGGCCGTGCTGCAGCTGTGTGACGCGTTGCAGCTCGAGGGCCGCGGCGCCGCGCTGGTGGAGTCGCTGTTCGAGCGCCGCGCCGAGCGCGTCACCTTCGCCACCTTCCGCAACGGGCTGCTCGGCGTGCTCGGCGCCGAGCCCGCGCCCGAGCCCAGCGACGACGACTCCTCCGGCCGCGAGGTCGCGCCCAAGTTCGTGTTCGGCTCCAAGAAGTACGGGCGCCGCTCGCGGCCAGTCCGCGCCGacgacgccgccgccgcgccgcgcgccgcctcCGCCTCGCGCCTCGACGCCGACTCCGGCGCACGGCCCCGCATGCGCTACAAGCGCAGCGCCTCCGCTATGGAGGCCCGCACTCCTCCACCGGACTTCCTTGACCACGAGCGGCGCATAGACCGCGCGCAGGCCGCCGCGCTGTGCCGCGACCTTCACATGGATGCGATCGATCCGCGCCTCGTCGACCGCATCTTTGACGACGCGCCCGCGGAACAGACGACCGTAGGCGAATTCTTTGATCGGCTTAATGCGGCTCTGACGCCACTAGCTGCGGGCGAGGGTACGGCGCCGCCTGCCATTCCGCCACCCGATCCGCCTGACGGAGAGGACGACGCGGAGGGTGCGGTGACTGGCGAAGCGATCGCCGAGGCCTGGGAGCGCGCTGGCGTGCGCCGTCCACGCCGGCTTCTAGCCGAGCTCGGCTTCACCGCCACTACTTTAAGTCCTGCCGAGTTGGAACGTGCGTTAGATGACGAATTACGCGCGCTGCCGGCGCGCGAGGAGCGCGACGCGCGACCGATACTGCAACAAGCGGTGCTGGCCCTCAGCCGCCTCCAACGCGCCAGCGctcgcgcgcgcgccgccgccgccgtagCTGAGCGCGACAAGCTTCGCGCCGACCTCGCTGAGGCCAATCGACGCGCGCAGCTCCTCGCCCAAGATGTAGATGAAAACCATGCTCGCTTAGAAGCGGAGCGGCAGGCGGCACTTCGCCTGTTAGAAGCGCGGCACGCGGAGACCACGCGCGCTGTCAGCAACGAGGCTGCCGCGGAGCGAGAGCGAGCTGCGACGGTACGCGCCGAACTAGAAGCTGAAGTGGCGCGACGTGGAGATGTAGAGGCGAAGCTGCGTGCCGAGCTAACTGCGTTGCGGCTGCGATCAGAACAGCTGGAGCGACGCGTGAGCGCAGCGGAAGAAAGAGCTACCGTAGCAGAACGCGAGCGAGCGCGGATGGAAGAGGAGGCACGCGAGGCAGCGGCACAAGCCGGACGAGCGGTGGAAGGGCATCGTGTAGCCAGCGAGGCGCTGGAGCGACAAGTGCTGGAGCTACGCGAGGAGTGCTCGTTGCTACGGGACCGCGCAGACGAGCTGCAGGCCGGGCTCGAGGCGCGCcgcggcgccgcgccgccgcccgccgccgccaCCTCGTGGCGTGACGAGGCCGAGCTCGCGGCCGACGCCGACGCCGCGCTCGACAGGATCGAAGTAAGCATTGACTACAGCAGCACCAACCTTGGCCTGGCGAAAAGTCCCCACCGTTCCGTACCTTTCACTCTTCTTTTACTGAAATCCCTTAAACGCTCATGAGCGCGACATGAATGCATAATGTATCGTTTAGATACATTAGATCGTTTACTTGTTTATATGTATAAAAGCTGATATGAAGTAAACGTCCGAAAGTATGAGTAATATCATTTTTTAAAACACAAAATTATAAGAAAAATCTCATTGAATTTTAGTACCTCCTATTTGCCCTAACTCATAATTTATGACTTAAACTCACAGCTGACTTCATAGTCGTGCACATAGGTACTAATATACCTAGAGGGAACTCCAACCATTAAGTAGcacttacatataataatatttattgaacCACATTCAAACATGTACAAAGAATAGTTGAATAAGTGTCAAGGGAAACCTAAAGTATTCGACGTAATCACGCTCGTAAACAAGTCGATGTCCTCTCACTTGAAAAGTCTAGCTCGTTCTCATCTGACATGTCACCCTTTCATCCCATCCTCCCCGCATGTTCTATCACTCACAAGCACTGTTTAGGCTAAGCGTATATATGCTGAGACACAGGCGACGCAGTTCACGCAGCGTAGCGCAGATTTTGTAAAGTATAGAACGTCCTTTACCTACGCACACTGCATCTCAAGAACGTTCCATATTTCACAAAATCTGCTCTGCGCTGCGCTGCGTGAACTGCGTCGCCTGCGTCTCAGCATACGCTTGGCCTTATTGTTCTAAGTCTAATTTGCTAACAACAAAACTGACCATTAGTGGACCTTATACCCttgcaataaagtttacgaATTGTCTCTTATGAAAATAAGACAACAACAACATTTTATTGATGACAATGTTAGACATTATAAAAGGGGTAGCCAGTGCGACTCACGGCCACGtaaaccttttcgacgccatgtcaaacacaaaagctgtcactcggacgccacgtcacccaagtgtcaaaactgaaattgaactttagacatatgcatatgcacgtaggtctatgttgctatgtggtctgtgaccgattaatcggtctttggcgttggacctgcggtgcggatatatcggtcattggcgtccaaaaggttaaacacaa is a window of Cydia splendana chromosome 1, ilCydSple1.2, whole genome shotgun sequence DNA encoding:
- the LOC134806104 gene encoding blastoderm-specific protein 25D — protein: MDDGGMNHYEQQLYTVFKTFDVDNAEALDRAAVLQLCDALQLEGRGAALVESLFERRAERVTFATFRNGLLGVLGAEPAPEPSDDDSSGREVAPKFVFGSKKYGRRSRPVRADDAAAAPRAASASRLDADSGARPRMRYKRSASAMEARTPPPDFLDHERRIDRAQAAALCRDLHMDAIDPRLVDRIFDDAPAEQTTVGEFFDRLNAALTPLAAGEGTAPPAIPPPDPPDGEDDAEGAVTGEAIAEAWERAGVRRPRRLLAELGFTATTLSPAELERALDDELRALPAREERDARPILQQAVLALSRLQRASARARAAAAVAERDKLRADLAEANRRAQLLAQDVDENHARLEAERQAALRLLEARHAETTRAVSNEAAAERERAATVRAELEAEVARRGDVEAKLRAELTALRLRSEQLERRVSAAEERATVAERERARMEEEAREAAAQAGRAVEGHRVASEALERQVLELREECSLLRDRADELQAGLEARRGAAPPPAAATSWRDEAELAADADAALDRIEDCDSSPPSIERLVFQADAARRIRSIADSLSPECTRCEAAAAALRELSDSPAARGPSEATAARGPRESVEAAVQTEESDEGQRIEELQKKHEAEKSDLNNLIAELEASVEALREEYERCEEYWAGKLADERSLAAEEAAASDARLSELLARVAEYEAQFKPRLPALHESELEPQYEQLAQEFQAFKIEAARALTAARADADKTREELEKARTAPPPPCSCREKTPPAPRPASDGDQRLVGSHPPGPGDMSRRSVSAGALAHAAPHVGGAVGVGGGGGGVGGGDVGDAPSAHDARTARVPLPHPPGSCSCSALAAAWRRSAAAAAGADAGLRARAAHAERAAARLLARLHAADALVAELYRENCQLQHHKRPEPGFL
- the LOC134794340 gene encoding chitinase-3-like protein 2, with the translated sequence MEKDIDSNLEEGDLVELLKVEGRLVTHARALRWAAWLMVFVGATLSFCLLLPPPRPAPAAALVCYYNTPHDARSLQPRDIPPHLCTHINVAFASVRNKTLHLDPPQLAAIRQVVLLKKSNPNLKVLVSVGGAGENGFADMVINHASRKQFIRSIKSLLRNYTLDGIDLDWEFPTGNRQRQHFSQLLREIRTEYLREKRDYLLTVAVVAEETIADASYDYDQLNLYTDFVNVMTYDFHFYTKMTPFTGFNSPLYSEPGQRFFLSTLNVNYTMHMYLAKGLAPEKLVVGIPTYGHSFQLVNPGNTLPGSPAAGPGSLGAGGFVSYPDVCQFVKHPGGKQSRDAAAAVPYAHRGTEWLSYDDEESVARKAEFAARLGLRGAMVYSLDADDYSNVCGLKALPLVSAVRRALNGPLI